From a single Spongiibacter taiwanensis genomic region:
- a CDS encoding PH domain-containing protein, which yields MNEEYSENPSMFRNHPIGFILAVLLVPVAIGILILMVWYLRCKSTLLEIRGNEIVLERGLLNKERTELNISSIRTVKISQSLGNRIFKVGTLAIYTAGDNPELKVEGMPRPEVFRELVKAGQASKA from the coding sequence GTGAACGAAGAATACTCAGAAAACCCGTCCATGTTCCGCAATCACCCCATCGGCTTCATCCTGGCGGTATTGCTGGTGCCCGTGGCCATCGGCATTTTAATCCTGATGGTGTGGTACCTGAGATGTAAATCCACGCTGCTGGAAATCCGCGGCAACGAAATCGTGCTGGAGCGGGGCCTGCTCAACAAGGAGCGCACAGAGCTCAATATCTCCAGCATCCGCACCGTAAAAATCTCCCAATCGCTGGGCAACCGGATTTTCAAAGTCGGCACCCTGGCCATCTACACCGCCGGTGATAATCCCGAACTGAAAGTCGAGGGCATGCCGCGCCCTGAGGTGTTTCGCGAGCTGGTCAAAGCCGGCCAGGCCAGCAAGGCATGA
- a CDS encoding ABCB family ABC transporter ATP-binding protein/permease — MRHLSQTSHQQNHTANWSTLGELLPYLSDFRGRIALALLCLVGAKLASVALPFALKHIVDYLDTAGVSALGLIPLALLLAYGGLRFANVLFGELRDTVFGRVTERAMRNVGLTVFRHLHRLDLEFHLNRRTGGLSRDIERGTNGISFLLRFMVFNIIPTFLEIGLVIAILGWRYSAWFALIVFVAVAAYVGFSVVATEWRTRFIRQANEAESRSSSRAVDSLLNFETVKYFNNEGFEADRYDQELANWEQARRHNRLSLFALNAGQSLIIAIAVTAAMMLAAQRVLQQDMTLGDFALINAFMMQVFMPLNFLGFVYREMKGSLANIDAMFALLRQQPAFNDADGAGELQVSDGAIEVKDLCFHYQPERPILKNLTFTVQPRQKVAIVGASGAGKSTLLKLLFRFYPPSSGQICIDGQDLDQVTQDSLRRHLGIVPQDTVLFNQSLLENIRYGRIDASDDDVNSAIEMAHLDQFVARLPDGVHTLVGERGLKLSGGEKQRVAIARALLKGAPIMIFDEATSSLDSASEQMILDAIKTIARDHTMLVIAHRLSTVVDADQILVLNEGEIVERGTHRELLAKNGHYAQLWAIQQRDNG; from the coding sequence TTGCGCCATCTAAGTCAGACCAGTCATCAGCAAAATCACACCGCCAACTGGTCCACGCTGGGGGAGTTGCTGCCCTATCTGAGCGACTTTCGCGGCCGGATCGCCCTCGCCCTGCTGTGCCTGGTTGGCGCCAAACTGGCCAGCGTTGCCCTGCCCTTTGCCCTGAAACATATTGTCGATTACCTGGATACCGCGGGTGTCAGCGCCCTGGGGTTGATACCGCTGGCGCTGCTATTGGCCTATGGCGGCCTGCGCTTTGCCAACGTCCTGTTTGGCGAGCTGCGCGACACCGTGTTCGGCCGGGTTACCGAGAGGGCCATGCGCAACGTGGGCCTCACCGTGTTTCGTCACCTGCACCGGCTCGATCTGGAGTTTCACCTCAATCGCCGCACCGGCGGTCTGTCCCGGGATATCGAGCGGGGCACTAACGGCATCAGTTTTCTGCTGCGCTTTATGGTGTTCAACATCATTCCCACCTTTCTTGAAATCGGCCTGGTGATCGCCATTCTGGGCTGGCGTTACAGCGCCTGGTTTGCGTTGATCGTCTTTGTCGCAGTAGCTGCATACGTGGGCTTTTCGGTGGTAGCCACCGAGTGGCGCACCCGCTTTATCCGCCAGGCCAATGAAGCCGAATCGCGCAGCAGCAGCCGAGCTGTCGACAGCCTGCTCAACTTCGAAACGGTAAAATACTTCAACAACGAGGGCTTTGAGGCAGACCGTTACGATCAGGAGCTAGCCAACTGGGAGCAGGCCCGGCGCCACAACCGCCTCAGCCTCTTCGCCCTCAATGCCGGGCAGTCACTGATTATCGCCATCGCGGTCACCGCCGCCATGATGCTTGCCGCCCAGCGCGTGCTGCAGCAAGACATGACCCTGGGCGACTTCGCCCTGATCAACGCCTTTATGATGCAGGTGTTTATGCCGCTGAATTTTCTTGGCTTTGTTTACCGGGAAATGAAAGGCTCCCTGGCTAATATAGATGCCATGTTTGCCCTGCTGCGTCAGCAGCCCGCGTTTAATGATGCCGACGGCGCAGGCGAGTTACAGGTCAGTGACGGCGCCATTGAGGTAAAAGATCTGTGCTTCCACTACCAGCCTGAGCGGCCCATCCTCAAGAACCTGACCTTCACCGTCCAGCCCCGTCAGAAAGTGGCCATCGTTGGCGCCAGCGGTGCCGGCAAATCCACACTGCTGAAACTGCTGTTCCGTTTTTATCCACCCTCAAGCGGCCAGATATGTATCGACGGCCAGGACCTCGATCAGGTCACCCAGGATTCGCTGCGCCGCCACCTGGGCATCGTTCCCCAGGACACTGTGCTGTTTAATCAAAGTCTGCTGGAAAACATTCGCTACGGCCGCATTGATGCCAGCGACGACGACGTCAATAGCGCCATCGAGATGGCCCATCTCGATCAGTTTGTGGCCCGACTTCCCGACGGCGTGCATACCCTGGTCGGCGAGCGGGGGTTGAAACTGTCCGGCGGTGAAAAGCAGCGGGTGGCTATCGCCCGGGCCCTGCTCAAGGGCGCGCCGATCATGATCTTCGACGAGGCCACCTCCTCCCTGGACAGCGCCTCAGAACAGATGATTCTGGATGCCATCAAAACCATCGCCCGGGACCACACCATGCTGGTGATCGCTCACCGGCTGTCCACGGTGGTTGATGCAGATCAGATACTGGTGCTGAACGAGGGCGAGATTGTCGAGCGCGGCACCCATCGCGAATTGTTAGCGAAGAACGGGCATTACGCGCAGCTGTGGGCGATTCAACAGCGTGATAATGGTTGA
- a CDS encoding DUF3301 domain-containing protein, protein MVSLVDLFMVTALVTVLALWWQAQRTREIALAATKRALNQQQLRLLDDTVALRSAWFKRDKHGKLRFWRRYNFEFTVTGDERYQGFVVTLGNRIANIELPPHRFPDSTLH, encoded by the coding sequence ATGGTCAGTCTGGTCGATCTGTTTATGGTCACTGCTCTGGTGACCGTATTGGCGCTGTGGTGGCAGGCGCAGCGCACCCGGGAGATCGCCTTGGCCGCGACCAAGCGCGCCCTCAACCAACAACAGCTGCGCTTACTTGACGACACAGTGGCCCTGCGCTCGGCGTGGTTCAAGCGCGACAAACACGGCAAGCTGCGCTTCTGGCGACGATACAATTTTGAGTTCACCGTCACCGGCGATGAGCGCTACCAGGGCTTTGTGGTCACCCTTGGCAACCGCATTGCCAATATTGAATTGCCGCCCCACCGCTTTCCCGATTCGACCTTGCACTGA
- a CDS encoding AsmA family protein yields the protein MNRTLKWTLGILVAALATVSLAAAALMFWIDPNLFRDDFERLAAKQGVVLNLGGELGWRFWPELQIVSRNTSIAAPDAPTQPLAKFDELSVAVAVMPLLNKQVVVRGLAADGLEANLSVDKNGIGNWSQLGKRGSQVGSAPASPPTEKTATKAATSSEGDGGASEGGLNIGIDKLDIRNSAVRYHDARSEQSIEITNLNLSGENIALSSDGQPVSTFPLSISADLALRDPAQQVTAKLSLQGDLGSNDAFNQFEVSNSQIKTEVKRTQGELSQQISAQLTAAIKVILPSEGSPQISVLDVKQGQLAYQDPANDLRLSDISLNTTLLPGPPQAISLSANISAKSASGDYTTPLALTGKYQLSPAMDALSVTDLNLSLKPGGESVILSGSSEVNFAPLTYSGTLKLGTFNPRQLTKYLAITLPEMANPKALTLADASLAFDGNEERLQVNNLVLRLDASKFTGSATVPFAGNAPYVASIKGDVLTVDDYLPPKSESGPAEGADKNSGGSDAPIDLSALQDLKLKLDLKMGQLRYSDIPLSTVQLGANAQGGKLTVNPLSGTVYDSPFSATATVDASQSNYRYQIQGNTQQLPVGQLLKDLGVEERLSGKSDVDLNLSARGKTVSAIENSLDGNILLKGKQFQFQGINVEKAFCRLVATVQGETFNAEGWPAFTNFSDSTTKVSFKQGVAKVEKLDAGVSRLNLTGEGKVNLRKSAFDMVFNTKLTGNSGEGLSCVVKNKNLLNRAIPIRCKSEFDKVGALSCLPDPRVAEDIAKEKIKDKVDEKAKEVIQEKLGTEKGEAAKQIFNQLFKKN from the coding sequence ATGAACCGCACCCTGAAATGGACTCTAGGCATACTGGTGGCCGCGCTGGCCACGGTCAGTCTCGCCGCAGCGGCGCTGATGTTCTGGATAGATCCCAACCTGTTCCGGGACGATTTCGAGCGACTGGCAGCAAAACAAGGTGTTGTACTGAACCTGGGCGGCGAGCTCGGCTGGCGCTTTTGGCCCGAGCTACAAATCGTTAGCCGAAATACCAGCATCGCCGCCCCCGACGCCCCCACGCAACCGCTCGCCAAATTTGACGAGTTATCAGTGGCTGTCGCGGTCATGCCGCTGCTGAACAAACAGGTAGTGGTACGCGGTCTGGCTGCTGACGGGCTGGAAGCAAACCTGTCGGTGGACAAAAACGGGATCGGCAACTGGAGTCAGCTGGGCAAACGCGGCAGCCAGGTGGGCAGCGCCCCAGCCTCTCCACCGACGGAGAAGACGGCGACAAAAGCGGCCACCAGCAGCGAAGGTGACGGGGGCGCTTCCGAGGGCGGGCTGAATATCGGCATCGATAAACTCGATATCCGCAACAGCGCTGTTCGCTACCACGATGCCCGCAGCGAACAGAGCATTGAAATCACCAACCTGAATCTGAGCGGCGAGAACATCGCCCTGAGCAGCGACGGGCAGCCGGTCAGCACTTTTCCCCTGAGCATCAGCGCTGACCTCGCATTGCGCGACCCGGCGCAACAGGTCACCGCTAAACTAAGCTTGCAAGGCGACCTGGGTAGCAACGACGCCTTCAACCAGTTTGAGGTGAGTAACAGCCAGATCAAGACCGAGGTGAAACGAACCCAGGGCGAGCTTAGCCAGCAGATTAGCGCGCAGCTGACAGCCGCCATCAAAGTGATTCTGCCTAGTGAGGGTAGCCCGCAGATTTCCGTGTTGGATGTAAAACAAGGCCAACTGGCTTATCAGGACCCCGCCAATGACCTGCGCCTGAGCGACATCTCCCTCAACACCACCTTGCTCCCGGGCCCGCCCCAGGCAATTTCCCTGAGCGCCAACATCAGCGCCAAATCAGCCTCGGGCGACTACACCACGCCGCTGGCACTGACTGGCAAGTATCAACTCAGCCCGGCAATGGATGCGCTATCGGTCACCGACCTGAATCTCAGCCTCAAACCCGGGGGCGAGTCCGTCATCCTGAGCGGCAGCAGCGAGGTCAATTTTGCGCCGCTTACCTACAGCGGTACGTTAAAGCTGGGCACCTTCAACCCCCGGCAATTGACCAAATATCTTGCGATCACCCTGCCCGAGATGGCCAACCCCAAAGCGCTCACCTTGGCTGACGCGAGCCTGGCCTTTGACGGCAACGAGGAGCGCCTTCAAGTCAACAATCTGGTACTGCGGCTGGATGCCAGCAAGTTCACCGGCTCGGCCACTGTACCCTTCGCCGGCAATGCCCCCTATGTGGCCAGCATCAAGGGGGATGTGCTGACCGTTGATGACTATCTGCCGCCCAAATCAGAGAGCGGCCCAGCGGAGGGCGCCGATAAAAACAGCGGCGGCAGCGATGCTCCAATTGATCTCAGCGCCCTGCAGGACCTGAAACTGAAGCTCGACCTCAAGATGGGCCAACTTCGCTACAGCGACATTCCCCTGAGCACTGTCCAGCTGGGTGCCAACGCCCAGGGCGGTAAGCTGACAGTGAACCCCTTAAGTGGCACCGTTTACGACAGCCCCTTTTCGGCAACGGCCACGGTAGATGCGAGCCAATCCAACTACCGCTACCAAATTCAAGGCAACACCCAACAGCTCCCCGTTGGGCAACTTCTCAAAGATCTGGGTGTGGAAGAGCGCCTCAGCGGCAAGAGCGATGTTGACCTCAACCTGAGCGCCAGAGGCAAGACCGTCAGCGCCATTGAAAATAGCCTGGACGGCAACATCCTGCTCAAGGGCAAGCAGTTCCAGTTTCAAGGCATTAACGTGGAGAAGGCCTTCTGCAGACTGGTGGCAACCGTGCAAGGGGAAACCTTCAACGCCGAAGGCTGGCCCGCGTTTACCAACTTTAGTGACAGCACCACCAAGGTCAGCTTCAAACAGGGGGTGGCCAAAGTGGAAAAACTCGACGCCGGTGTCTCGCGCCTGAATCTTACGGGCGAGGGCAAGGTGAATCTGCGCAAATCAGCCTTTGACATGGTGTTCAACACCAAGCTTACCGGCAACAGTGGTGAGGGCCTTTCCTGCGTAGTGAAAAACAAGAATCTGCTCAACCGGGCCATTCCCATCCGCTGTAAATCCGAATTCGACAAAGTTGGTGCGTTGAGCTGCCTGCCCGACCCACGAGTCGCCGAGGATATTGCCAAAGAGAAAATCAAAGACAAGGTAGATGAAAAGGCAAAAGAGGTTATCCAGGAGAAACTGGGCACTGAAAAAGGCGAGGCGGCCAAGCAGATATTTAATCAGCTGTTTAAAAAGAACTGA